A genomic region of Janthinobacterium lividum contains the following coding sequences:
- a CDS encoding response regulator, translated as MRPLVTDLGRLLRRMHELIRRALGEAIAEETFISEGLWHTLVDPNQMENVLLNMAINARDAMQKGGRLTFTLSNVTLDAAYASRHADVLEGQYVLLTITDTGHGMARDVIDQIFEPFFTTKREGEGTGLGLSMAYGFIRQSAGHIKVHSAPGAGTTFKIYLPRSLETLAEPPPGLTGPVLGGSETILVVEDDAPVQHTVVDMLRGLGYDVLHADDGASALALLGTGVAIDLLFTDVVMPGPVSSKELAQQAKLLLPELAILFTSGYTHNAIMQGGRLDPGVELLSKPYQREDLARRIRHLLADRRLVGAPDPSGRRILLVEDNDDAREMTTEMLNMLGHTVHGVSSAEEALPLLALPGLDVLVTDISLPTMSGLELARHARAHWPQLDVVFASGHDWGASLMQDASARFLRKPFGLEELAGALKARRLDVY; from the coding sequence TTGCGGCCGCTGGTGACGGACCTGGGGCGCTTGCTGCGCCGCATGCATGAGCTGATCCGGCGCGCGCTGGGCGAAGCGATTGCCGAGGAAACCTTCATCAGCGAAGGCTTGTGGCATACCCTGGTCGACCCGAACCAGATGGAAAACGTGCTGCTGAACATGGCCATCAACGCGCGCGACGCGATGCAGAAGGGCGGGCGCCTGACTTTTACCTTGAGCAATGTCACGCTGGATGCCGCCTACGCCAGCCGGCATGCGGACGTGCTGGAGGGGCAATACGTGCTGCTGACCATCACCGACACGGGCCATGGCATGGCGCGCGACGTGATCGACCAGATATTCGAGCCTTTCTTCACGACCAAGCGTGAAGGCGAGGGCACGGGCCTGGGCCTGTCCATGGCTTACGGCTTCATCCGCCAGAGCGCGGGCCACATCAAGGTGCACAGCGCGCCGGGCGCCGGCACGACGTTCAAGATTTACCTGCCCCGTTCGCTGGAAACGCTGGCCGAGCCGCCACCAGGCCTGACGGGCCCCGTGCTGGGCGGCAGCGAGACCATCCTCGTGGTGGAAGACGATGCTCCTGTGCAGCATACCGTGGTCGACATGCTGCGCGGCCTCGGCTACGACGTGCTGCATGCGGACGATGGCGCCTCGGCGCTGGCCCTGCTGGGCACAGGCGTGGCCATCGACCTGTTGTTTACAGATGTGGTGATGCCGGGCCCCGTCAGCAGCAAGGAGCTGGCGCAGCAGGCCAAATTGCTGCTGCCGGAGCTGGCCATCCTGTTTACCTCGGGTTACACGCACAATGCCATCATGCAGGGCGGGCGGCTGGACCCGGGCGTGGAGCTGTTGAGCAAGCCCTACCAGCGCGAAGACCTGGCGCGGCGCATCCGCCATTTGCTGGCCGACCGCCGCCTGGTGGGCGCGCCCGACCCGTCCGGGCGGCGCATCCTGCTGGTGGAAGATAATGACGATGCACGCGAAATGACGACGGAAATGCTCAATATGCTGGGCCACACCGTGCACGGCGTGTCCAGCGCGGAGGAAGCCTTGCCCCTGCTGGCCTTGCCGGGCCTGGACGTGCTGGTGACGGACATCAGCCTGCCCACCATGTCCGGCCTGGAACTGGCGCGCCATGCGCGCGCGCACTGGCCGCAGCTGGACGTGGTGTTTGCTTCCGGCCACGACTGGGGCGCCAGCCTGATGCAGGACGCCAGCGCGCGCTTCCTGCGCAAGCCGTTTGGCCTGGAAGAGCTGGCCGGCGCACTGAAGGCGCGCCGGCTCGACGTTTACTAG
- a CDS encoding DHA2 family efflux MFS transporter permease subunit: MSSATASTTPALPASQDPTLNRRMITISIMLATIIQALDGTIANVALPHMQGSLSASQDQITWVLTSFIVAAAIATPLTGWLCDRFGQKNTFLVSVAGFTLASVLCGLSATLSEIVAARLLQGVFGAALVPLSQAVLLDINPREKHGSAMAIWGMGVMIGPILGPTLGGWLTDSYSWRWVFFINIPIGAMAFYGIWRYIRKDPPNRRMNFDMFGFATLSLSIGALQMLLDRGEQNDWFSSTETWIEAIVLAMSLCYFIAHTALRPAGKSFLDYRLLKNSNYVSGLLFIFIVGMVLFATRALTPSMLQGLMNYPAAIAGLVTAPSGLGTMLAMLIVGKLTGRIDTRILLGVGFSITAFSLWQMANFTLDLVPKTVVWNGIIQGIGLGLVFVPLSAATFATLSPQMRAEGTAIYSLVRNIGSSIGIALVQTLLVRNTQIAHASLTEHINIANPALHDPAIASVYNLGTASGMAALNGEITRQASMIAYLDDFWLMMWLTILVLPLLLLIKPPKKNAPVVVDHAAME, from the coding sequence ATGAGTTCGGCCACAGCCAGCACCACACCGGCGCTGCCCGCTTCACAAGACCCCACCCTGAACCGGCGCATGATCACGATTTCGATCATGCTCGCCACCATCATCCAGGCGCTTGACGGCACCATCGCCAACGTCGCCCTGCCCCACATGCAAGGCAGCCTGTCCGCCTCGCAAGACCAGATCACCTGGGTACTCACCTCCTTCATCGTTGCCGCCGCCATCGCCACGCCCCTGACGGGCTGGCTGTGCGACCGTTTCGGCCAGAAGAACACCTTTCTCGTTTCCGTGGCCGGCTTCACGCTCGCTTCCGTGCTGTGCGGCTTGTCCGCCACCCTGTCCGAGATCGTCGCCGCCCGTCTGCTGCAAGGCGTATTCGGCGCGGCGCTGGTGCCGCTGTCGCAGGCGGTGCTGCTCGACATCAATCCGCGCGAGAAACACGGCTCGGCCATGGCCATCTGGGGCATGGGCGTGATGATCGGCCCCATCCTTGGACCGACCTTGGGCGGCTGGCTGACGGACAGCTACAGCTGGCGCTGGGTCTTTTTCATCAATATCCCCATCGGCGCCATGGCCTTCTATGGCATCTGGCGCTACATCCGCAAGGACCCGCCGAACCGCCGCATGAACTTTGACATGTTCGGTTTTGCCACCTTGAGCCTGTCGATCGGCGCGCTGCAGATGCTGCTGGACCGGGGCGAGCAGAACGACTGGTTTTCTTCCACGGAAACGTGGATCGAAGCCATCGTGCTGGCCATGAGCTTGTGCTACTTTATCGCCCATACGGCCTTGCGCCCGGCCGGCAAGTCCTTCCTCGACTATCGATTGCTGAAAAACTCGAACTATGTGAGCGGCTTGCTGTTCATCTTCATCGTCGGCATGGTGCTGTTCGCCACCCGCGCGCTGACGCCGTCGATGCTGCAAGGCTTGATGAACTACCCGGCGGCGATTGCCGGCCTGGTGACGGCGCCCAGCGGGCTGGGCACGATGCTGGCCATGCTGATCGTCGGCAAGCTGACGGGCAGGATCGACACGCGCATCCTGCTGGGCGTGGGCTTTTCGATCACCGCGTTCTCGCTGTGGCAGATGGCCAATTTCACCCTGGACCTGGTGCCGAAGACCGTCGTGTGGAACGGCATCATCCAGGGCATCGGCCTGGGCCTCGTCTTCGTGCCGCTGAGCGCGGCCACGTTTGCCACCCTGTCGCCGCAGATGCGGGCGGAAGGCACGGCCATTTACAGCCTGGTGCGCAATATCGGCAGCAGCATCGGCATCGCCCTCGTGCAGACCTTGTTGGTGCGCAATACGCAGATCGCCCATGCGTCCTTGACGGAACACATCAATATCGCCAACCCGGCCCTGCATGACCCCGCCATTGCCAGCGTCTACAACTTGGGTACGGCTTCCGGCATGGCGGCCTTGAATGGCGAAATCACGCGGCAGGCGTCGATGATCGCCTACCTCGACGACTTCTGGCTGATGATGTGGCTGACCATCCTCGTGCTGCCGCTCTTGCTCCTGATCAAACCCCCGAAGAAGAATGCGCCCGTCGTGGTCGACCACGCGGCCATGGAATAA
- a CDS encoding PAS domain S-box protein, with amino-acid sequence MTTSPATSSQAGASGVAFLLQLERRLRLLQDTGEILSLSAQLLGQRLGAQQVACFDIDQALQCPTLQHAWSDGLAPGAAGEYFLGDYAAGLAEALGAGQALAVSDVASDPRTAMPAALATFARLGIRAFLNIPIAKDGQLAALFVVHSRTARLWHADEIELAVQVSERVWSTILRAQAEARLRTLSASMETQVAERTREFGRTWNVSPDLLGVLNLDGYFEHSNPAWQATLGWSAEEIRTTKFLELIHPEDLPRTHAAWEAANQGQPALRFENRYRHKLGGWHWLSWVAVPEGDKVYCSARDITVEKKLEADLAARNSERERLWRSAQDLMVAIDAEGCFAAVNPAAGAILGWLPEEMLGRSIFDFVLPEDAAATRQALLQVGKESMPSFENRYRHRDGGHRWLSWVAAPEGDLVFATGRHVTLEKEAQNTLHSMQESLRHSEMALLQSQKLEALGKLTGGVAHDFNNVLQIISGNLQLLQLGLDDDPLAAKRIASASAAVERGAKLSAQLLAFARRQPLKPLVTDLAQLLRATEELLRRATGETIETRLLLADNCWRALVDPHQLENVILNLAINARDAMDGQGQLTIELSNCVLGNDYAARHADVTPGDYVQLAVSDTGTGIPAELLDKIFEPFFTTKREGEGTGLGLSMAYGFLRQSGGHLTVDSLPGHGSTFRIYLPRSLEAETELPLQLGGPVLGGKETILVVEDDVQVQTTVVDMLRGLGYVVLRASDGESALAIIGSGVPIDLLFTDVVMPGKVASTALARQARALLPQLAVLFTSGYTQDAMMQGGRLEPGVELLSKPYRREDLARRIRHLLANGRHVTALHQYRAQLAPQSPTPAQSEARHILLVEDNADARAMTGELLDMLGHTVLAVGTAEEALPLLGTPGLELLLTDISLPQMSGVELAEVAARDHPQLEVVFSTGHAPANSGVLDPQARFLVKPFTMEQLQQALLPPD; translated from the coding sequence ATGACCACCTCCCCTGCCACCAGCAGCCAGGCCGGCGCCAGCGGCGTCGCCTTTTTGCTGCAACTGGAGCGCCGGCTGCGCCTGCTGCAAGACACGGGCGAGATCCTTTCCCTGTCGGCGCAGCTGCTGGGGCAACGCCTGGGCGCCCAGCAAGTAGCCTGTTTCGATATCGACCAGGCCCTGCAGTGCCCCACCCTCCAGCATGCGTGGAGCGATGGCCTGGCGCCGGGCGCCGCCGGCGAGTATTTCCTCGGCGATTACGCGGCAGGCCTGGCCGAGGCGCTCGGCGCGGGCCAGGCGCTGGCCGTGAGCGATGTGGCAAGCGACCCGCGCACGGCCATGCCGGCCGCACTGGCCACGTTTGCGCGGCTGGGCATCCGTGCCTTCCTCAACATTCCCATTGCCAAGGATGGCCAGCTGGCGGCCCTGTTCGTCGTGCACAGCCGCACGGCGCGCCTGTGGCATGCGGACGAAATCGAACTGGCCGTGCAAGTGTCGGAACGGGTCTGGTCGACCATTTTGCGGGCCCAGGCGGAAGCGCGGCTGCGCACCCTCAGTGCCAGCATGGAAACGCAAGTGGCCGAACGCACGCGCGAGTTCGGCCGCACCTGGAACGTCAGCCCCGATTTGCTGGGCGTGCTCAACCTCGACGGCTATTTCGAACATTCGAACCCAGCCTGGCAAGCCACCCTGGGCTGGTCGGCAGAGGAAATCCGCACGACGAAGTTCCTGGAACTGATCCATCCCGAGGACTTGCCGCGCACGCATGCGGCCTGGGAGGCGGCCAACCAGGGCCAGCCTGCCTTGCGCTTCGAAAACCGCTACCGCCACAAGCTGGGCGGCTGGCACTGGCTGTCGTGGGTGGCCGTGCCCGAAGGCGACAAGGTGTATTGCAGCGCGCGCGACATCACGGTGGAAAAGAAGCTGGAAGCGGACCTGGCCGCGCGCAACAGCGAGCGCGAACGGCTGTGGCGCAGCGCGCAAGACCTGATGGTGGCCATCGATGCCGAAGGCTGCTTCGCCGCCGTCAACCCGGCCGCCGGCGCCATCCTGGGCTGGCTGCCCGAGGAAATGCTGGGCCGCAGCATCTTCGATTTCGTGCTGCCCGAGGACGCCGCCGCCACGCGCCAGGCCTTGCTGCAGGTCGGCAAGGAATCCATGCCCAGCTTTGAAAACCGCTACCGGCACCGCGATGGCGGCCACCGCTGGCTGTCGTGGGTGGCGGCGCCCGAAGGCGACCTGGTGTTTGCCACCGGGCGCCATGTCACCCTGGAAAAAGAGGCACAAAACACCTTGCACAGCATGCAGGAATCGTTGCGCCACAGCGAAATGGCCCTGCTGCAATCGCAAAAACTCGAAGCGCTGGGCAAGCTGACGGGCGGCGTGGCCCATGATTTCAATAACGTCCTGCAAATTATCTCCGGCAATCTGCAACTGCTGCAGCTGGGCCTGGACGACGACCCGCTGGCCGCCAAGCGCATCGCCAGCGCCTCTGCCGCCGTGGAACGGGGTGCCAAGCTGTCGGCCCAGTTGCTGGCCTTTGCGCGGCGCCAGCCATTGAAACCGCTGGTGACGGACCTGGCGCAACTGCTGCGCGCAACGGAAGAGCTGCTGCGGCGCGCCACCGGTGAAACCATCGAAACGCGCTTGCTGCTGGCCGACAATTGCTGGCGCGCCCTGGTCGACCCGCACCAGCTGGAAAACGTTATCCTCAACCTGGCCATCAATGCGCGCGACGCCATGGATGGCCAGGGCCAGCTGACCATCGAACTGAGCAACTGCGTGCTGGGCAACGACTACGCGGCCCGCCATGCGGACGTGACGCCCGGCGACTACGTGCAGCTGGCCGTCTCGGACACGGGAACGGGCATTCCCGCGGAACTGCTGGACAAGATTTTCGAACCGTTCTTTACCACCAAGCGCGAAGGCGAAGGCACGGGACTGGGCCTGTCCATGGCCTACGGTTTCCTGCGCCAGAGCGGCGGCCACCTGACGGTGGACAGTTTACCGGGCCATGGCAGCACCTTCCGCATCTATCTGCCGCGTTCGCTTGAAGCGGAAACGGAACTGCCGCTGCAACTGGGCGGCCCCGTGCTGGGCGGCAAGGAAACCATCCTTGTCGTGGAAGACGACGTGCAGGTGCAGACGACGGTGGTGGACATGCTGCGCGGCCTCGGCTATGTCGTGCTGCGCGCCAGCGATGGCGAAAGCGCGCTGGCCATCATCGGCAGCGGCGTCCCCATCGACCTGCTGTTTACGGACGTGGTGATGCCGGGCAAGGTGGCCAGCACGGCGCTGGCGCGCCAGGCCCGCGCGCTGCTGCCGCAGCTGGCCGTGCTGTTTACCTCGGGCTACACGCAGGACGCCATGATGCAGGGAGGCCGGCTGGAACCGGGCGTCGAATTGTTGAGTAAGCCCTACCGGCGCGAAGACCTGGCGCGGCGCATCCGCCACTTGCTGGCCAATGGCCGCCACGTGACGGCCCTGCACCAGTACCGCGCGCAGCTGGCGCCGCAGTCTCCCACGCCCGCGCAATCGGAGGCGCGACATATCCTATTGGTGGAAGACAATGCGGACGCGCGCGCCATGACGGGCGAGCTGCTGGACATGCTGGGACACACGGTGCTGGCCGTGGGCACGGCCGAGGAAGCCTTGCCCCTGCTGGGCACGCCGGGACTGGAGCTGTTGCTGACCGATATCAGCCTGCCGCAGATGTCGGGCGTCGAGCTGGCCGAGGTTGCGGCGCGCGACCATCCGCAGCTGGAAGTGGTGTTTTCCACCGGCCATGCGCCAGCCAATTCCGGCGTGCTTGACCCGCAGGCGCGCTTCCTGGTGAAACCATTTACCATGGAACAATTGCAGCAAGCCTTGCTGCCGCCGGACTAA
- a CDS encoding demethoxyubiquinone hydroxylase family protein has protein sequence MDANTQFSDRVMKVNHVGEQGAIGIYTGQIFMARWTASHIVQELRAFKTHEREHRTIFHDVLKRRGLPRCRSYYLCAAGGYALGIVTGLCGARAISLTTVAVERVVLQHLRHQLTMLSEDDDAVHAIAAILRDEQEHHDQTSIYTQGSGMFGRMLSAVVSGATESVIWLGMRL, from the coding sequence ATGGATGCGAATACACAGTTTTCAGACCGGGTAATGAAGGTGAACCATGTGGGAGAGCAAGGTGCCATCGGCATTTATACGGGCCAGATCTTCATGGCACGTTGGACGGCAAGCCATATCGTGCAGGAACTGCGCGCCTTCAAGACGCATGAGCGGGAGCACAGGACAATATTTCACGACGTTCTCAAGCGCCGTGGCTTGCCGCGCTGCCGCAGCTATTACCTGTGTGCGGCCGGAGGCTATGCGCTGGGCATCGTCACGGGACTGTGCGGAGCGCGCGCGATCTCGCTGACCACCGTCGCCGTCGAACGGGTGGTCCTCCAACATCTGCGGCACCAACTCACCATGTTGAGCGAGGACGATGACGCGGTACACGCCATTGCAGCGATACTCAGGGACGAGCAGGAACATCACGACCAGACATCGATCTACACGCAAGGCAGCGGGATGTTCGGACGCATGCTGAGCGCTGTGGTGTCCGGCGCCACGGAATCGGTGATCTGGCTGGGGATGCGCCTTTAA
- a CDS encoding SRPBCC family protein: protein MTTAEQKQDGQHRDSSDFVITQTFDAPRELVFQSWVEPERLAQWWGPVGFELSVLALDLKPGGVFHYGMRADNGYEMWGKFTYQSIEAPERIVSILSFADKQGNAVQHPVSATWPLESFNTMTLTEENGKTTMTLRSTPHKATDEQHETFKQGFESMKEGFKATFAQLAQYLARVQ from the coding sequence ATGACCACCGCAGAACAGAAGCAGGACGGACAGCACCGCGACAGCAGCGACTTTGTCATCACGCAAACTTTCGACGCGCCGCGCGAACTGGTATTCCAGTCGTGGGTGGAGCCGGAGCGCCTGGCCCAATGGTGGGGTCCCGTCGGCTTCGAATTGAGCGTGCTGGCGCTGGATCTCAAACCGGGCGGAGTCTTCCACTACGGCATGCGCGCCGACAATGGCTATGAGATGTGGGGCAAGTTCACTTACCAGTCCATTGAAGCGCCGGAACGCATCGTCTCCATCCTGTCGTTTGCCGACAAGCAGGGCAATGCCGTGCAGCATCCGGTCAGCGCGACGTGGCCTTTGGAATCGTTCAATACCATGACCCTCACCGAGGAAAACGGCAAGACGACGATGACCTTGCGGTCCACGCCGCACAAGGCCACGGATGAGCAGCATGAGACTTTCAAGCAGGGGTTTGAGTCGATGAAGGAGGGGTTTAAGGCTACCTTCGCCCAGCTGGCCCAGTACCTGGCGCGTGTTCAGTAA
- a CDS encoding PAS domain-containing protein has translation MHANNILSLLDAEHTALGSIAAGANLAHALEHLLQALQDLADGGAHACLVLIDEADRFCGLSAPSLPQDLCLALRHGGDQPSPFGTAAFSGAPVYCGDITRDVHWSAGRKEAMLHGYRACWVAPVFGAKGHILGVLGLFFQAPCHPTQPEIELLALAARVAAHVIERGQLEQALHDSREHFHYAIELNTQVLWTADVDGKLDYVAQRWREWTGGNGLGTSWLDAIHPEDVPHSLAAWSEAVGSGQPFDQEMRVRRQDGQYRWVHSRAYCRLDERGQPVKWYGSCEDIDEHWQARNALLDSEAQFRSLASTMPNQAWLAHGSGATYWVNEQVCEYTGQSLKSLVTSGFRHCVHPDDMLSTQQSWDRAVATASAYEHEFRMRRASDGAYRWFLARALPLFDEAGTVLRWVGTNTDVQEQKNVLEKMAYLNSSLEVEMANRTADRDRMWRLSTDIMLVADLAGMIIAVNPAWSQILDRPEIESLGMDFISLVHPDDRMAALKDLSRLAHGAPTLRMENRYRRRDGGYRWISWTAVPAQKLIHAIGRDVTDEKEARLALVRSEQALLQAQKLESIGKLTGGVAHDFNNVLQIISGNLQLLKLTVADNP, from the coding sequence GTGCACGCAAACAACATTCTTTCCTTGCTGGACGCCGAGCATACTGCGCTGGGCAGCATCGCGGCAGGCGCCAACCTGGCCCATGCATTGGAGCATTTGTTGCAGGCGCTGCAAGACCTGGCCGACGGCGGCGCGCATGCCTGCCTGGTGCTCATCGACGAAGCCGACCGCTTTTGCGGCTTGTCCGCGCCCAGCCTGCCACAAGACCTGTGCCTGGCCTTGCGCCACGGCGGCGACCAGCCATCCCCGTTCGGCACGGCCGCCTTTTCCGGCGCACCCGTGTATTGCGGCGACATCACGCGCGACGTGCACTGGAGCGCGGGCCGCAAGGAAGCCATGCTGCACGGCTACCGTGCCTGCTGGGTCGCCCCCGTGTTTGGCGCCAAGGGGCATATCCTGGGCGTGCTGGGCCTGTTTTTCCAGGCGCCATGCCATCCCACGCAACCCGAGATCGAATTGCTGGCGCTGGCCGCGCGCGTGGCCGCGCATGTCATCGAACGGGGCCAGCTGGAACAGGCGCTGCACGACAGCCGCGAACACTTCCATTACGCCATCGAACTGAACACGCAAGTGCTGTGGACGGCAGACGTCGACGGCAAGCTCGATTATGTGGCGCAGCGCTGGCGCGAATGGACGGGCGGCAATGGCCTGGGCACCAGCTGGCTGGACGCCATCCACCCCGAGGACGTGCCCCATTCCCTGGCGGCCTGGAGCGAAGCGGTGGGCAGTGGTCAACCTTTCGACCAGGAAATGCGCGTGCGCCGGCAGGACGGCCAGTACCGCTGGGTGCATTCGCGCGCCTACTGCCGGCTCGACGAGCGGGGCCAGCCCGTGAAGTGGTATGGCTCGTGCGAGGATATCGACGAGCACTGGCAGGCGCGCAACGCCTTGCTCGACAGCGAAGCGCAGTTCCGTTCGCTCGCGTCCACCATGCCGAACCAGGCCTGGCTGGCGCATGGCAGCGGCGCCACCTACTGGGTCAACGAGCAGGTCTGCGAATACACGGGGCAATCGCTGAAGTCGCTGGTCACCAGCGGTTTTCGCCACTGCGTGCATCCGGACGACATGCTGTCCACCCAGCAGAGCTGGGACCGGGCCGTCGCTACCGCCAGCGCCTATGAACACGAGTTCCGCATGCGCCGCGCCAGCGACGGCGCCTACCGCTGGTTCCTGGCGCGCGCCTTGCCGCTGTTCGACGAGGCGGGCACGGTGCTGCGCTGGGTGGGCACGAATACGGACGTGCAGGAACAGAAGAACGTGCTGGAAAAGATGGCTTACCTGAATTCCTCGCTGGAAGTGGAAATGGCCAACCGCACTGCCGACCGCGACCGCATGTGGCGGCTGTCGACCGACATCATGCTGGTGGCGGACCTGGCCGGCATGATCATCGCCGTCAATCCCGCCTGGAGCCAGATCCTGGACCGGCCGGAAATCGAGTCGCTGGGCATGGATTTCATCAGCCTCGTGCATCCCGACGACCGCATGGCCGCCTTGAAGGACTTGTCGCGCCTGGCCCATGGCGCGCCCACCTTGCGCATGGAAAATCGCTACCGGCGCCGCGATGGCGGCTACCGCTGGATTTCCTGGACGGCCGTGCCGGCGCAAAAGCTGATCCACGCCATCGGCCGCGACGTCACCGATGAAAAGGAAGCGCGGCTGGCGCTGGTGCGCAGCGAGCAAGCCTTATTGCAGGCGCAAAAGCTGGAATCGATCGGCAAGCTGACGGGCGGCGTGGCACACGATTTCAACAACGTGCTGCAAATTATCTCGGGTAATCTGCAGTTGCTGAAACTGACGGTGGCCGACAATCCGTAG
- a CDS encoding MarR family winged helix-turn-helix transcriptional regulator produces MTSIEERFSAALHKTARGWRHAIDRRLKDLDLGQASWMCIAMIAKSPQPPSQSELAHQLGVENPTMVSMLDRLVKSGFAQRQPSETDRRVKLVVLTEAGLQVYDTVRKEADGFRKELLQGIDPDQLRAATELLEALQAATEKSA; encoded by the coding sequence ATGACTTCTATCGAAGAGCGATTTTCCGCCGCCCTCCACAAGACGGCGCGCGGCTGGCGCCATGCCATCGACCGGCGCCTGAAAGACCTGGACCTGGGGCAAGCGAGCTGGATGTGCATCGCCATGATCGCCAAGTCGCCGCAGCCGCCGTCGCAAAGCGAGCTGGCCCATCAATTAGGCGTGGAAAACCCCACCATGGTGTCGATGCTGGACCGGCTCGTGAAATCGGGCTTCGCGCAGCGCCAGCCATCGGAAACGGACCGCCGCGTGAAACTCGTCGTGCTGACCGAGGCGGGCCTGCAGGTGTATGACACCGTGCGCAAGGAAGCGGATGGCTTCCGCAAGGAACTGCTGCAGGGAATTGATCCCGATCAACTGCGGGCCGCCACCGAACTGCTGGAAGCGTTACAGGCGGCCACGGAGAAATCCGCATGA
- a CDS encoding alpha/beta hydrolase gives MPTSLPSSLIATALLASAHGAVAAPMSLDDYLALNGPPPTAQIAYGPAPSQYAQLFRPDGSGPFPVVVLVHGGCWTVAFGGIKQMRNVAGALVAQGIAVWNVEYRRVDEPGGGYPGTYEDMHAALDSLQQHAPLYQLDVNRIVAMGHSAGGQLVQWIAGREKLPKTSPLYRDKFLPVKNIVSLGGLADLRHEKELIKTSCERDIAQLAGSASTERPDIYSDTNAADLMPNGSRTVLITGELDTISPPRVAHDYAAKARLAGDHAEVLILPGASHYDEIAATSNAWGMILPVIKQMLGMESDKSQ, from the coding sequence ATGCCTACCTCCTTGCCGTCCTCCCTGATCGCCACCGCCCTGCTCGCCTCCGCCCACGGCGCCGTCGCCGCCCCCATGAGCCTGGACGACTACCTGGCCCTGAACGGCCCCCCGCCTACGGCGCAGATCGCCTATGGCCCCGCGCCATCGCAGTACGCGCAACTGTTCCGGCCCGACGGCAGCGGACCGTTTCCCGTCGTCGTGCTCGTGCATGGCGGCTGCTGGACGGTGGCCTTCGGCGGCATCAAGCAGATGCGCAACGTGGCCGGCGCCCTCGTGGCGCAAGGCATCGCCGTATGGAATGTGGAGTACCGGCGGGTGGACGAGCCGGGCGGCGGCTATCCGGGCACCTACGAAGACATGCACGCGGCGCTCGACAGCCTGCAGCAGCACGCGCCCCTGTACCAGCTGGACGTGAACCGCATCGTTGCCATGGGCCACTCGGCCGGCGGCCAGCTGGTGCAGTGGATCGCCGGACGGGAAAAGCTGCCAAAGACCAGCCCCCTGTACCGCGACAAGTTCCTGCCAGTGAAAAACATCGTCAGCCTGGGCGGCCTGGCCGACCTGCGCCATGAAAAGGAATTGATCAAGACCAGCTGCGAGCGCGACATCGCCCAGCTGGCAGGTAGCGCCAGCACCGAGCGCCCCGACATCTACAGCGACACCAACGCGGCCGACCTGATGCCCAACGGCAGCCGCACCGTCCTGATCACAGGCGAGCTCGATACCATCTCCCCACCCCGCGTCGCGCACGACTATGCGGCCAAGGCCCGGCTGGCCGGCGACCATGCGGAAGTGCTGATCTTGCCGGGGGCCAGCCATTATGACGAGATTGCGGCGACGTCGAATGCTTGGGGGATGATTTTGCCGGTGATCAAACAGATGCTGGGGATGGAGAGCGACAAGAGCCAATAA